A window of the Streptomyces griseochromogenes genome harbors these coding sequences:
- a CDS encoding MFS transporter, which produces MSLARSLIDVRPLRTSPVFRRLLIGRTVSVLGSFMTMVTVMYQVWDMTHSSVWSGAVGLAQALPMVGVSLFAGAWVDRADRRRVYLLGTVGSAVCSFLLAVQGFTGHVPVGVVLALVAVQTSFAALGAPAAGVFVPRLLPKEQVAAALALNQATGQAMMLVGPALAGVVLGWWGIGACYLLDALSFGLSFYGAYGLPALPPEGEKSRPGVHGVLDGLRFLTGHRVVRGALLTDLAATVLSMPASLFPLVNAERFGGDPRTLGLFLSALASGGVAATAFSGPVTRLARPGPVMLCASGTWGVALALFGLTTSAWTGLGMLVLAGAADAVAVLSRTTIVQTRTPDALLGRVTAAETIVGQAGPHLGNVRGGVVAGWTSGATALVTGGLMCVLAVAAVATTTPELRKGAAGPPDGP; this is translated from the coding sequence ATGAGCCTGGCCCGCTCGCTCATCGACGTACGGCCGCTGCGCACCTCGCCCGTCTTCCGGCGGCTGCTGATCGGGCGGACGGTGTCCGTGCTCGGCAGCTTCATGACCATGGTCACCGTCATGTACCAGGTCTGGGACATGACCCACAGCTCGGTCTGGAGCGGTGCGGTCGGTCTGGCGCAGGCGCTGCCGATGGTCGGTGTCAGTCTGTTCGCTGGCGCCTGGGTCGACCGGGCCGACCGGCGCCGTGTGTACCTGCTGGGCACCGTCGGCTCGGCGGTCTGCTCCTTCCTGCTGGCCGTGCAGGGGTTCACCGGGCACGTGCCGGTGGGCGTGGTGCTCGCGCTGGTGGCGGTGCAGACGTCGTTCGCCGCGCTCGGCGCGCCGGCGGCGGGTGTGTTCGTGCCGCGGCTGCTGCCCAAGGAGCAGGTGGCCGCCGCTCTCGCCCTGAACCAGGCCACCGGCCAGGCCATGATGCTCGTCGGCCCGGCGCTCGCCGGCGTCGTGCTCGGCTGGTGGGGCATCGGCGCCTGCTACCTGCTGGACGCCCTGAGCTTCGGCCTGTCCTTCTACGGCGCCTACGGGCTGCCCGCGCTGCCGCCGGAGGGCGAGAAGTCCCGGCCGGGTGTCCACGGCGTGCTGGACGGCCTGCGCTTTCTGACCGGCCATCGGGTGGTGCGCGGCGCGCTGCTGACGGATCTGGCGGCCACCGTACTGTCCATGCCGGCCAGTCTGTTCCCGCTGGTCAACGCCGAGCGCTTCGGCGGCGACCCGCGCACGCTGGGTCTGTTCCTGTCGGCGCTCGCCTCGGGGGGCGTCGCCGCGACCGCCTTCTCCGGCCCGGTCACCCGTCTGGCCCGCCCCGGCCCGGTGATGCTGTGCGCGTCCGGCACCTGGGGCGTGGCCCTCGCCCTGTTCGGCCTCACCACCAGCGCCTGGACGGGCCTCGGGATGCTGGTGCTGGCCGGTGCGGCGGACGCGGTGGCCGTCCTCTCCCGCACCACGATCGTGCAGACCCGCACCCCGGACGCCCTGCTGGGCCGGGTCACGGCGGCCGAGACGATCGTCGGCCAGGCGGGCCCCCATCTCGGCAACGTGCGCGGTGGTGTGGTGGCCGGCTGGACCTCGGGCGCGACCGCCCTGGTCACGGGCGGCCTGATGTGTGTCCTCGCGGTGGCGGCGGTCGCGACGACGACACCCGAGCTGCGCAAGGGCGCCGCCGGGCCGCCGGACGGGCCGTGA
- a CDS encoding Gfo/Idh/MocA family protein gives MTRKTVRIAMNGVTGRMGHRQHLVRSILALREQGGLDLGDGTVLWPEPILLGRRERALREIAERHGLEHVSTDVDAVLADPDVDLYFDSQATSAREESVKKAIAAGKHIYTEKPTATGLAGALGLARLAHAKGVKHGVVQDKIFLPGLLKLKRLVDGGFFGRILSIRGEFGYWVFEGDWQPAQRPSWNYRAEDGGGIVVDMFPHWEYVLHELFGRVTSVQALATTHIPRRWDENGKPYDATADDAAYGVFELEGGAIAQINSSWAVRVNRDELVEFQVDGTEGSAVAGLRKCRTQHRGATPKPVWNPDVPAIEAFRDQWQEVPDNQEFDNGFKAQWELFLKHVYADAPYHWDLLAGARGVQLAELGLKSSAEGRRLDVPEITL, from the coding sequence GTGACACGCAAGACGGTGCGGATCGCCATGAACGGCGTGACCGGGCGCATGGGTCATCGCCAGCACCTCGTCCGGTCGATCCTCGCCCTGCGCGAGCAGGGTGGCCTCGATCTCGGCGACGGCACCGTGCTGTGGCCGGAGCCGATCCTGCTCGGCCGCCGCGAGCGCGCCCTCAGGGAGATCGCCGAGCGGCACGGCCTGGAGCACGTCTCCACCGACGTGGACGCCGTCCTCGCCGACCCGGACGTCGACCTCTACTTCGACTCCCAGGCCACCTCGGCCCGGGAGGAGTCGGTCAAGAAGGCGATAGCGGCCGGCAAGCACATCTACACCGAGAAGCCCACGGCCACGGGCCTCGCGGGCGCCCTCGGCCTCGCCCGCCTGGCCCACGCGAAGGGCGTCAAGCACGGCGTCGTCCAGGACAAGATCTTCCTGCCGGGGCTGCTGAAGCTGAAGCGGCTCGTCGACGGCGGCTTCTTCGGCCGGATCCTGTCCATCCGGGGCGAGTTCGGCTACTGGGTCTTCGAGGGCGACTGGCAGCCCGCCCAGCGCCCCTCCTGGAACTACCGCGCCGAGGACGGCGGCGGCATCGTCGTCGACATGTTCCCGCACTGGGAATACGTGCTCCACGAGCTGTTCGGCCGGGTGACCTCCGTCCAGGCCCTGGCCACCACCCACATCCCGCGGCGCTGGGACGAGAACGGCAAGCCCTACGACGCCACCGCCGACGACGCGGCCTACGGCGTCTTCGAGCTCGAAGGCGGCGCGATCGCCCAGATCAACTCCTCCTGGGCGGTCCGCGTCAACCGCGACGAACTGGTCGAGTTCCAGGTCGACGGCACCGAGGGCTCGGCGGTGGCCGGTCTCAGGAAGTGCCGTACGCAGCACCGCGGCGCCACCCCGAAGCCCGTATGGAACCCCGACGTCCCGGCCATCGAGGCCTTCCGGGACCAGTGGCAGGAGGTCCCGGACAACCAGGAGTTCGACAACGGCTTCAAGGCCCAGTGGGAGTTGTTCCTCAAGCACGTCTACGCCGACGCGCCGTACCACTGGGACCTGCTGGCCGGTGCCCGCGGCGTGCAACTCGCCGAACTGGGCCTGAAGTCCTCGGCCGAGGGCCGCCGTCTCGACGTACCGGAGATCACGCTGTGA
- a CDS encoding S28 family serine protease, which yields MRKVLRWLLALAVFIGALSTAGAATAAQSARSGPTDIKDRLLAVPGMSLVEEKPYPGYRYFVLNYTQPIDHRHPDRGTFQQRITVLHRDTSRPTVFYTSGYNVSTTPSRREPTQIVDGNQVSLEYRFFTPSRPDPADWSKLDIWQAASDQHRLYEALKPVYSANWLATGGSKGGMTATYYERFYPHDMDGVIAYVAPNDVVNNEDSAYDRFFAGVGTEECRDRLNAVQREALVRRAPLEKTYARYAAEHGYTFDTVGGLDKAYEAVVLDYVWGFWQYSLLKDCASVPADAAHATDQAIWDSVDTISGFQAYTDQGLAQFTPYYYQAGTQLGSPTIHFPRIERKLIRYGYQPPRNFVPRSIPMRFRPGAMRDVDSWVRHHATRMLFVYGQNDPWGSERFRLGAGAHDSYVFTAPGLNHGANVAGLVPEQKALATARILEWAGVASPAVQADPSAAKPLARHDARLDVRDVEREPALRP from the coding sequence ATGCGCAAGGTGCTCAGATGGCTGCTGGCGCTCGCGGTGTTCATAGGCGCGCTGAGCACGGCGGGCGCGGCAACCGCCGCACAGTCCGCGCGGTCAGGGCCCACCGACATCAAGGACCGGCTCCTGGCCGTACCCGGCATGAGCCTGGTCGAGGAGAAGCCGTATCCCGGCTACCGCTACTTCGTCCTGAACTACACCCAGCCGATCGACCACCGCCATCCGGACCGGGGTACCTTCCAGCAGCGGATCACCGTGCTGCACAGGGACACCAGCCGACCGACGGTCTTCTACACCAGCGGCTACAACGTCTCCACGACCCCGTCCCGCCGCGAGCCCACCCAGATCGTGGACGGCAACCAGGTCTCCCTGGAGTACCGCTTCTTCACGCCCTCCCGGCCCGACCCGGCCGACTGGTCCAAGCTGGACATCTGGCAGGCGGCCAGCGACCAGCACCGCCTCTACGAGGCGCTGAAGCCGGTCTACTCCGCCAACTGGCTGGCCACCGGCGGCTCCAAGGGCGGCATGACCGCCACCTACTACGAGCGCTTCTACCCGCACGACATGGACGGCGTCATCGCCTACGTCGCCCCCAACGACGTGGTGAACAACGAGGATTCGGCCTACGACCGCTTCTTCGCCGGCGTCGGCACCGAGGAGTGCCGCGACCGGCTGAACGCCGTCCAGCGGGAGGCGCTGGTGCGCCGTGCGCCGCTGGAGAAGACGTACGCCCGGTACGCCGCCGAGCACGGCTACACCTTCGACACCGTCGGCGGCCTGGACAAGGCCTACGAGGCGGTCGTCCTCGACTACGTCTGGGGCTTTTGGCAGTACAGCCTGCTGAAGGACTGCGCTTCCGTCCCGGCGGACGCGGCGCACGCCACGGACCAGGCGATCTGGGACTCGGTCGACACCATCTCCGGCTTCCAGGCCTACACCGACCAGGGCCTCGCACAGTTCACGCCGTACTACTACCAGGCGGGCACCCAGCTGGGCTCGCCCACCATCCACTTCCCCCGTATCGAACGGAAGTTGATCCGCTACGGCTATCAGCCCCCGCGCAACTTCGTGCCCCGCTCCATCCCGATGCGCTTTCGCCCGGGTGCGATGCGGGACGTGGACAGCTGGGTCCGCCACCACGCCACCCGCATGCTCTTCGTGTACGGCCAGAACGACCCGTGGGGCTCGGAGCGCTTCCGCCTGGGCGCGGGCGCCCATGACTCGTACGTCTTCACGGCCCCCGGCCTGAACCACGGGGCGAACGTGGCGGGCCTGGTGCCCGAGCAGAAGGCACTGGCCACGGCCCGGATCCTGGAGTGGGCGGGAGTCGCCTCACCGGCGGTTCAGGCCGACCCGTCCGCGGCGAAGCCGCTGGCCCGCCACGACGCGCGGCTGGACGTACGGGACGTGGAGCGCGAGCCGGCGCTGCGTCCGTAA
- a CDS encoding sugar phosphate isomerase/epimerase family protein: MKLAFSTLGVPGLPVPEVLALATAHGYHGVELRAHPEEPVHPGLAPATRAETAALFKGAGVEVLGLAGYARVAAPGDDTPVLEEIRALLQLAHDLGAPFVRVFPGADPDRPREESDAVAARRLGTAAEDASALGVRILLETHDSHRTGADVIRVLGPVGHRQVGALWDVMHTWLGGEQPSDSYAALAPHLGYVQVKDIASAEDITPLPLGAGVLPLTECVDVLSRHGWDGWLCWEYEKRWYESAAPLPGLLAAGREHLVRLLGEAA; encoded by the coding sequence ATGAAGCTGGCGTTCTCCACTCTCGGTGTCCCCGGCCTGCCCGTCCCCGAGGTCCTGGCACTCGCGACCGCCCACGGCTACCACGGCGTGGAACTGCGCGCCCATCCCGAGGAGCCGGTGCACCCGGGCCTCGCCCCCGCCACACGCGCCGAGACGGCCGCGCTGTTCAAGGGGGCCGGGGTCGAGGTGCTGGGCCTCGCCGGATACGCGCGGGTCGCCGCGCCCGGCGACGACACCCCGGTACTGGAGGAGATCCGTGCGCTCCTCCAGCTGGCCCACGACCTGGGTGCCCCCTTCGTGCGGGTGTTCCCCGGCGCCGACCCGGACCGCCCCCGTGAGGAGTCGGACGCCGTCGCCGCCCGGCGGCTGGGCACCGCCGCCGAGGACGCCTCCGCGCTCGGTGTGCGGATCCTGCTGGAGACCCACGACTCGCACCGCACCGGTGCCGACGTGATCCGCGTCCTCGGCCCGGTCGGCCACCGGCAGGTGGGCGCGCTGTGGGACGTGATGCACACCTGGCTGGGCGGCGAGCAGCCCTCGGACAGCTACGCGGCGCTCGCCCCGCACCTCGGCTATGTCCAGGTCAAGGACATCGCCTCGGCCGAGGACATCACCCCGCTGCCGCTCGGCGCGGGCGTCCTCCCGCTCACCGAGTGCGTGGACGTCCTCTCCCGGCACGGCTGGGACGGCTGGCTGTGCTGGGAGTACGAGAAGCGGTGGTACGAGTCGGCGGCTCCGCTTCCGGGGCTGCTGGCGGCGGGGCGCGAGCATCTCGTGCGGTTGCTGGGCGAGGCAGCCTAG
- a CDS encoding bifunctional helix-turn-helix transcriptional regulator/GNAT family N-acetyltransferase — MTVQDVRAFNRFYTGVIGALDYGRHLYAPYTLTESRVLYELAHDRQLDAADLRGRLALDAGYLSRILNGFEEAGLIERGPSAADPRRRSVTLTARGRETAGLLDERARETVGALLDGVAPEQRPRLAEAMRTVRDILGDERAPGRGDVVLREPRPGDLGWIVQRNAALYAAEYGWNADYEGLVARIVADFAEDHDPHLERVWIAEGAGGRVVGCVMCVRDEVPATARLRLLLVEPDARGHGIGDRLVRAVIDFARGVGYRDLVLWTNDVLSSARHLYQRHGFALVAEKPHRSFGKDLTGQDWRLDLHGSGARDE, encoded by the coding sequence ATGACCGTCCAGGACGTCCGCGCCTTCAACCGCTTCTACACCGGCGTCATCGGCGCCCTCGACTACGGCCGCCACCTGTACGCGCCGTACACCCTCACCGAGTCCCGTGTGCTCTACGAACTCGCTCACGACCGGCAGCTGGACGCGGCGGACCTGCGCGGCCGTCTGGCGCTGGACGCCGGCTACCTGAGCCGCATCCTGAACGGGTTCGAGGAGGCGGGGCTGATCGAGCGCGGCCCGTCCGCGGCGGATCCGCGGCGCAGGAGCGTCACGCTCACCGCGCGCGGACGCGAGACCGCCGGGCTGCTGGACGAGCGGGCGCGGGAGACGGTCGGGGCGCTGCTGGACGGCGTGGCCCCGGAGCAACGGCCGCGCCTCGCGGAGGCGATGCGGACCGTCCGGGACATCCTCGGGGACGAGCGGGCGCCGGGTCGAGGGGACGTCGTTCTGCGCGAGCCGCGCCCCGGCGACCTCGGCTGGATCGTGCAGCGCAACGCGGCGCTGTACGCCGCCGAGTACGGCTGGAACGCCGACTACGAGGGCCTGGTCGCGAGGATCGTCGCGGACTTCGCCGAGGACCACGATCCGCATCTGGAGCGGGTGTGGATCGCCGAGGGCGCGGGCGGACGGGTGGTGGGCTGTGTGATGTGCGTGCGGGACGAGGTTCCGGCCACCGCGCGGCTGCGCCTGCTGCTCGTGGAGCCCGACGCGCGCGGGCACGGCATCGGCGACCGGCTGGTGCGGGCCGTCATCGACTTCGCGCGCGGGGTGGGCTACCGCGACCTGGTGCTGTGGACCAACGACGTGCTCAGCAGCGCGCGTCATCTCTACCAGCGGCACGGCTTCGCGCTCGTCGCCGAGAAGCCGCACCGCTCCTTCGGCAAGGATCTGACAGGCCAGGACTGGCGATTGGATCTGCACGGATCGGGGGCGCGTGACGAGTAG
- a CDS encoding glycoside hydrolase family 3 protein: MHDSSTGSTGNTARPSRRTVLTATAGLTAALTVPAAAAHAATPNDRALTALVSRMTLEEKVGQLFVMRVYGHSATAPDQADIDANLKEIGVRTAAELIAKYRVGGIIYFTWAHNTRDPHQIADLSNGIQKASLEQPRGLPVLITTDQEHGIVCRVGRPATLFPGAMAVGAGRSRSDARTLGRISGAELRAMGINQDYSPDADVNVNPANPVIGVRSFGADPHAVAGLVEAEVKGYQSARVAATAKHFPGHGDTAVDSHTGLPVITHSRELWESLDAVPFRAAIAAGIDAIMTAHIQFPALDDSGDPATLSHPIVTGILRGELGYDGVVVTDSLGMEGVRTKYGDNRVPVLALKAGVDQLLNPPSLDVAWHAVLQAVQIGELTEARLDESILRILRLKARLGLLDRAHVTRAGVDGTVGTKSHLATADRIAERTTTLLVNEDGILPLDHRSAPRVLVVGADPDSPSGTTGPPTRVLAAALSELDFTATALSTGSAPSPATIDKAVTAARDADAVVVGTYNMTAASSQRTLVERLLATGKPVVAVAIRNPYDVAQLPAVKGYLASYSWTDVELRAAARVIAGRVDPRGRLPVPVQRADDPAQVLYPLGHGLTY; the protein is encoded by the coding sequence GTGCACGACAGCAGCACGGGAAGCACGGGAAACACCGCACGGCCGTCCAGACGGACCGTCCTCACCGCCACCGCCGGCCTCACCGCCGCGCTGACCGTACCGGCCGCCGCCGCCCACGCCGCCACCCCGAACGACCGCGCACTGACCGCCCTCGTCTCCCGCATGACACTCGAGGAGAAGGTCGGCCAGCTCTTCGTGATGCGGGTCTACGGCCACTCGGCCACCGCCCCCGACCAGGCCGACATCGACGCCAACCTCAAGGAGATCGGGGTCCGCACGGCCGCCGAGCTGATCGCGAAGTACCGGGTCGGCGGCATCATCTACTTCACCTGGGCCCACAACACCCGCGATCCCCACCAGATCGCCGACCTGTCCAACGGCATCCAGAAGGCATCCCTGGAGCAGCCCCGCGGCCTGCCGGTGCTCATCACCACCGATCAGGAACACGGCATAGTGTGCAGGGTGGGCCGGCCCGCCACGCTGTTCCCCGGCGCGATGGCGGTCGGGGCGGGCCGCTCCCGGTCGGACGCCCGCACCCTCGGCCGGATCTCCGGCGCCGAACTGCGCGCGATGGGCATCAACCAGGACTACTCGCCCGACGCCGACGTGAACGTCAACCCGGCCAACCCGGTCATCGGCGTACGGTCCTTCGGGGCCGACCCGCACGCGGTCGCCGGCCTGGTGGAGGCCGAGGTGAAGGGGTATCAGTCCGCCCGGGTCGCGGCCACCGCCAAGCACTTCCCGGGGCACGGGGACACCGCCGTCGACAGCCACACCGGCCTTCCGGTCATCACGCACAGCCGGGAGCTGTGGGAGTCGCTGGACGCGGTGCCCTTCCGGGCGGCGATCGCGGCGGGCATCGACGCGATCATGACCGCGCACATCCAGTTCCCGGCCCTCGACGACTCCGGCGACCCGGCCACCCTCTCCCACCCGATCGTCACCGGCATCCTGCGCGGCGAACTCGGCTACGACGGGGTCGTCGTCACCGACTCCCTCGGCATGGAGGGCGTGCGTACCAAGTACGGCGACAACCGGGTGCCGGTGCTGGCCCTGAAGGCCGGCGTCGACCAGCTGCTCAACCCGCCCTCGCTCGACGTGGCGTGGCACGCGGTCCTCCAGGCCGTGCAGATCGGCGAGCTGACCGAGGCCCGTCTGGATGAATCGATCCTGCGGATTCTGCGGCTGAAGGCCCGGCTCGGACTTCTCGACCGGGCCCACGTCACCCGGGCCGGCGTCGACGGCACCGTGGGCACCAAGTCCCATCTGGCCACCGCCGACCGTATCGCCGAGCGGACCACGACCCTGCTGGTCAACGAGGACGGCATCCTCCCGCTCGACCACCGGAGCGCACCCCGGGTCCTCGTCGTCGGCGCCGACCCGGACTCCCCGTCCGGCACCACCGGCCCGCCCACCCGCGTCCTCGCCGCCGCCCTCTCCGAACTGGACTTCACCGCCACCGCCCTGTCCACGGGCAGCGCACCCTCGCCGGCCACCATCGACAAGGCGGTGACGGCCGCGCGGGACGCGGACGCGGTGGTCGTCGGGACGTACAACATGACGGCCGCCAGCAGCCAGCGGACCCTGGTGGAGCGGCTGCTCGCCACCGGGAAGCCCGTGGTGGCCGTCGCCATCAGGAACCCTTACGACGTCGCCCAACTCCCCGCCGTCAAGGGGTACCTGGCGAGCTACTCCTGGACCGACGTCGAACTGCGTGCCGCCGCACGGGTGATCGCCGGCCGGGTGGACCCGCGCGGACGGCTCCCGGTGCCGGTGCAGCGGGCGGACGATCCGGCCCAGGTGCTGTACCCCCTCGGTCACGGGCTGACGTACTAG
- a CDS encoding haloalkane dehalogenase, which produces MYSIRMPTTPVLDSAIHHEESGSGTPFVFLHGNPASSHTWRKVLPGVGAGRLLAPDLIGMGRSGKPDHAHRFEDHARYLDAWFDALGLDGVVLVGHDWGGALAFDWAARHPERVRGIAFFETVVKPMAWDELSPQARRRSETIRSAEGERMLDENQFVRQAYTGGVLTPVPDADLAAYLAPYPTRESRRPLLAWARQLPLGGEPAGLVARIEANDTWLAESLDVPKLLLTFEGSPTLLIGPRTADWCAGRVAALETVHCGPAGHHATEDRPTEIAAAVSAWADRHGLR; this is translated from the coding sequence ATGTACAGTATCCGCATGCCTACGACTCCAGTACTCGACTCGGCCATCCATCACGAGGAGTCCGGAAGCGGCACTCCCTTCGTCTTCCTGCACGGCAACCCCGCCTCCTCGCACACCTGGCGCAAGGTGCTGCCCGGCGTCGGCGCCGGCCGGCTGCTCGCCCCGGACCTGATCGGCATGGGCCGTTCGGGCAAGCCGGACCACGCCCACCGGTTCGAGGACCACGCCCGCTACCTGGATGCCTGGTTCGACGCGCTCGGCCTGGACGGCGTGGTCCTGGTGGGCCACGACTGGGGCGGCGCGCTCGCCTTCGACTGGGCCGCGCGCCATCCGGAGCGGGTGCGCGGCATCGCCTTCTTCGAGACCGTCGTCAAGCCGATGGCGTGGGACGAGCTGAGCCCGCAGGCCCGCAGGCGCTCCGAGACGATCCGCTCGGCGGAGGGCGAGCGGATGCTGGACGAGAACCAGTTCGTGCGGCAGGCCTACACCGGCGGTGTCCTCACCCCCGTACCCGACGCGGACCTCGCGGCCTACCTCGCGCCCTACCCCACCCGGGAGAGCCGCCGTCCCCTGCTCGCCTGGGCGCGGCAGTTGCCGCTGGGCGGCGAGCCCGCAGGCCTCGTGGCGCGCATCGAGGCCAACGACACCTGGCTGGCCGAGAGCCTGGACGTGCCCAAGCTGCTGCTGACCTTCGAGGGCTCGCCCACCCTGCTGATCGGTCCGCGGACGGCCGACTGGTGCGCCGGCCGGGTGGCGGCCCTGGAGACGGTCCACTGCGGCCCGGCCGGCCACCACGCGACGGAGGACCGCCCGACCGAGATCGCGGCGGCCGTCTCCGCCTGGGCGGACCGGCACGGGCTGCGCTGA
- a CDS encoding LacI family DNA-binding transcriptional regulator — MTVTLADVAARAQVSPATVSRVLNGNYPVAASTRERVLRAVDELDYVLNGPASALAAATSDLVGILVNDIADPFFGIMASAIQGEIGGPGGRAGGERLAVVCNTGGSPERELTYLTLLQRQRAAAVVLTGGAMESAPHAAAVAAKLRKLADAGTRVVLCGRPPAPDTDAIALTFDNRGGARALTDHLIGLGHRRLGYIAGPEERTTTRHRLEGHRASLQAAGIDEDPRWTVHGRYDRRSGYEATLELLRRDASLTAIVAANDSVALGACAALRESGLRIPEDVSVAGFDDLPFSIDAVPSLTTVRLPLSEAGARAGRIAMGREEPPPGRIASVRGELMVRGSTGAPRA, encoded by the coding sequence ATGACGGTGACCCTGGCGGACGTGGCGGCCCGCGCACAGGTCTCCCCCGCGACGGTGTCGCGCGTGCTGAACGGCAACTACCCCGTGGCCGCCTCCACACGCGAGCGGGTGCTGCGGGCGGTGGACGAGCTGGACTACGTCCTCAACGGCCCGGCCAGCGCGCTGGCCGCGGCCACCTCCGACCTCGTCGGCATCCTCGTCAACGACATCGCCGACCCCTTCTTCGGGATCATGGCGAGCGCCATCCAGGGCGAGATCGGGGGCCCGGGCGGCCGGGCGGGCGGCGAGCGCCTCGCGGTCGTCTGCAACACCGGGGGCTCGCCGGAGCGCGAGCTGACGTATCTCACCCTGCTCCAGCGGCAGCGGGCCGCCGCCGTGGTGCTGACCGGCGGGGCCATGGAGAGTGCGCCGCACGCCGCGGCCGTGGCGGCGAAGCTGCGCAAGCTGGCGGACGCCGGCACCCGGGTGGTGCTGTGCGGGCGCCCGCCGGCGCCGGACACCGACGCCATCGCCCTGACCTTCGACAACCGCGGCGGCGCCCGCGCGCTGACGGACCACCTCATCGGCCTCGGCCACCGCCGCCTCGGCTACATCGCGGGCCCCGAGGAACGCACGACGACCCGGCACCGTCTGGAGGGCCACCGCGCCTCGCTCCAGGCGGCCGGCATCGACGAGGACCCCCGCTGGACGGTGCACGGCCGCTACGACCGCCGGTCCGGCTACGAGGCCACGCTGGAGCTGCTGCGCCGCGACGCGTCCCTCACCGCGATCGTGGCCGCGAACGACTCCGTCGCCCTCGGCGCCTGCGCCGCGCTGCGCGAGTCGGGCCTGCGCATCCCCGAGGACGTCTCGGTGGCGGGCTTCGACGACCTGCCCTTCAGCATCGACGCGGTGCCGTCCCTCACCACGGTGCGCCTGCCGCTGTCGGAGGCGGGCGCCCGGGCCGGACGCATCGCCATGGGCCGCGAGGAACCGCCGCCCGGCAGGATCGCCTCGGTGCGGGGCGAGCTGATGGTGCGGGGCTCGACCGGGGCACCGCGCGCCTGA